The Heliomicrobium gestii genome includes a region encoding these proteins:
- a CDS encoding CPBP family intramembrane glutamic endopeptidase, producing the protein MINLIFPAPPHPVEEFFRSSRSGPELPTLLLLLLAAGIFAPVAEECFFRGFFLPALARRWGWTRAIHGSAFVFAALHGDAYRFLPLYAAGCWLGRVVSRERTLLPAIVAHAVWNLIGLALLYLGMLYMGGIG; encoded by the coding sequence TTGATTAACCTGATTTTTCCTGCGCCGCCCCATCCTGTCGAGGAGTTTTTTCGCAGCTCCCGTTCCGGACCAGAGCTGCCCACGTTGCTGTTGCTCCTGTTGGCTGCCGGCATTTTTGCGCCGGTGGCGGAAGAGTGTTTCTTTCGCGGCTTTTTTCTGCCGGCCCTGGCCCGGCGGTGGGGGTGGACAAGGGCGATCCATGGCAGCGCCTTCGTCTTTGCGGCCTTGCATGGTGATGCCTACCGTTTTCTGCCGCTCTACGCCGCCGGCTGTTGGCTTGGTCGGGTCGTATCTAGGGAGAGGACCCTGCTTCCGGCGATTGTGGCCCATGCCGTATGGAATCTGATCGGCCTGGCCCTGCTTTATCTCGGCATGTTATATATGGGGGGAATCGGATGA
- a CDS encoding DUF4912 domain-containing protein — MPWFNIGLFALALVMLAVTFLLVYSWFQRQSRRSPFPVKRIFEEYAEDLSPFVGPKRFDANLSPLLHHCDEDAISLLPRSPHSLYSYWEVSGEREQAAAAAYHPDEWWTAPRQIRLYDITEVAELEQAPFLEIDVPDNADHWFIQGVLPAHRYRLAVGRRLTEGFVILLLSNEIVTPAASPSSVIDPEWPPIPELQGHALPMVMVTSPAGPWTIIPPKTSLAGGVAHD, encoded by the coding sequence GTGCCCTGGTTTAATATCGGCTTATTCGCGCTTGCGCTGGTCATGCTCGCCGTTACTTTCCTGCTCGTCTATTCATGGTTCCAGCGCCAGAGCCGCCGCTCGCCCTTTCCGGTAAAAAGAATATTCGAGGAATACGCCGAAGATCTGAGCCCATTTGTCGGCCCCAAGCGCTTCGACGCCAATCTGTCGCCCCTGCTGCACCACTGCGACGAAGACGCGATCAGCCTATTGCCTCGCTCCCCCCATTCCCTATACTCCTATTGGGAGGTCTCAGGAGAACGGGAGCAGGCGGCCGCTGCGGCCTATCATCCCGACGAGTGGTGGACGGCGCCGCGCCAGATCCGCCTCTATGACATTACGGAGGTAGCCGAACTGGAGCAAGCGCCCTTTCTGGAGATCGACGTGCCTGACAACGCCGATCACTGGTTCATACAGGGTGTCTTGCCGGCTCACCGCTACCGTTTAGCCGTAGGACGACGCTTGACCGAGGGGTTCGTCATCCTGCTCCTTTCGAATGAGATCGTCACCCCGGCGGCGTCGCCTTCATCGGTGATCGATCCAGAATGGCCGCCCATTCCGGAACTGCAAGGCCACGCTTTGCCCATGGTCATGGTCACTTCCCCTGCCGGTCCTTGGACCATCATCCCGCCAAAAACGTCACTGGCCGGAGGCGTTGCCCATGACTAA
- a CDS encoding glycoside hydrolase family 57 protein: MTKGWIAFVLHAHLPFVRHFDRDDYLEERWLFEAITECYLPLLSVFEGWRRDGLPASITLTMSPTLLTMLADPLLQERYAKHISKLTLLADLEIERTRDDPAFAPLAQMYRDRFNEALHTFNDRYGRDLIGAFRQLMDAGILEIIPCPATHGYLPLMRPHPEAQRAQIAVAVDTYRDYFHRSPPGIWLSECAFHPGLENILADFHLRYFITDAHGILYATPRPRYGLHAPLMTPAGVAAFGRDVESSKQVWSKDEGYPGDGDYREYYRDIGYDLDFEYVRPFIHPEGIRLHTGFKYHRITDREGNHKEAYVPEWAEAKAAVHAGNFLFNRSRQLEWLSSLMPERPPLILCPYDAELFGHWWYEGPRFLDQVIRQQGQVDPEIAFITPGRYLDQAPRIQPAMPNESSWGDAGYHEVWLENSNHWLYRHLHRAAERMVRLSREQGDRDGLSRRALNQMARELLLAQSSDWAFIMKTDTAVRYAVNRSVYHLNNCSHLYEMLRGKSPMEEQVIRDLEERSPIFPNMDYRTYCDAGSPVH; this comes from the coding sequence ATGACTAAAGGTTGGATTGCCTTTGTGCTCCATGCCCACCTTCCCTTCGTCCGCCACTTTGATCGGGACGACTACCTGGAAGAGCGTTGGCTCTTCGAAGCCATCACCGAATGTTACCTGCCGTTGCTCTCCGTCTTCGAGGGCTGGCGCCGAGACGGATTGCCGGCGTCCATCACCCTGACCATGAGTCCCACGCTGTTGACCATGTTGGCAGACCCGCTTTTACAGGAGCGCTATGCCAAACATATCTCAAAACTGACCCTGCTCGCCGATCTGGAGATAGAGCGCACGCGAGATGATCCGGCCTTTGCGCCGCTGGCCCAGATGTACCGAGACCGTTTCAATGAGGCGCTGCACACCTTCAACGATCGCTATGGTCGTGATCTGATCGGCGCTTTCCGGCAATTGATGGACGCCGGCATCCTGGAGATCATCCCCTGTCCGGCGACCCATGGCTACCTGCCGCTGATGCGGCCCCACCCAGAGGCGCAGCGGGCGCAGATCGCTGTCGCTGTCGATACCTACCGGGACTATTTTCACCGCTCGCCGCCGGGGATCTGGTTGTCCGAGTGCGCCTTTCACCCCGGTTTGGAAAACATCCTCGCCGACTTCCACCTGCGCTATTTCATCACCGACGCTCACGGAATTCTCTACGCCACCCCCCGGCCGCGCTACGGCCTTCACGCGCCCTTGATGACGCCAGCCGGCGTCGCCGCCTTCGGCCGTGACGTAGAATCGTCAAAACAGGTCTGGAGCAAGGATGAGGGGTATCCCGGCGACGGCGATTACCGGGAGTACTACCGCGACATCGGCTATGACCTGGATTTTGAGTATGTGCGCCCTTTCATCCATCCCGAGGGCATCCGGTTGCATACGGGGTTCAAGTACCACCGCATCACCGACCGGGAAGGCAACCACAAAGAGGCTTATGTGCCAGAATGGGCTGAGGCGAAGGCGGCTGTCCATGCGGGCAACTTCCTCTTCAACCGCTCACGCCAGTTGGAGTGGTTGAGCAGCCTGATGCCTGAGCGACCTCCCCTGATTCTCTGCCCCTATGACGCTGAGTTGTTCGGCCACTGGTGGTATGAGGGGCCGCGCTTTCTCGATCAGGTCATTCGCCAGCAGGGGCAAGTGGACCCGGAAATCGCCTTCATCACCCCTGGGCGTTATCTCGATCAGGCGCCGCGGATTCAGCCGGCCATGCCCAATGAATCGAGTTGGGGCGACGCCGGCTACCATGAGGTGTGGTTGGAAAACAGCAACCACTGGCTTTACCGTCACCTGCACCGCGCGGCGGAGCGGATGGTGCGCCTGTCGAGGGAACAGGGGGACCGGGACGGCTTGTCTCGCCGCGCCCTCAACCAGATGGCCCGCGAACTGCTGTTGGCCCAGAGCAGCGATTGGGCTTTTATCATGAAGACCGACACGGCGGTGCGCTACGCCGTCAACCGCTCTGTCTATCACCTCAACAACTGTTCACATCTCTACGAGATGTTGCGCGGCAAATCGCCCATGGAAGAACAGGTCATCCGCGACCTGGAGGAACGAAGCCCCATTTTCCCGAACATGGACTACCGCACCTACTGTGACGCCGGATCACCCGTCCACTAA
- a CDS encoding DUF4911 domain-containing protein: MKSNRYKGNRRLSRWVEEIAATERVAFIRFADGQASGLGLRLLEGYAHLLYVVALEPAQGWYAVHATPECWTELPAILRSLPRPPVEIRYSR; the protein is encoded by the coding sequence ATGAAATCAAACCGTTATAAAGGAAACCGTCGCCTCTCCCGTTGGGTCGAAGAGATCGCTGCCACCGAGCGCGTCGCCTTTATTCGATTTGCCGACGGACAGGCATCGGGACTGGGATTGCGTTTGCTTGAGGGCTATGCCCACCTGTTGTATGTGGTCGCCCTGGAACCTGCGCAGGGATGGTATGCGGTGCACGCCACCCCTGAGTGTTGGACGGAGTTGCCGGCCATCCTGAGGAGCCTTCCCCGCCCCCCTGTGGAGATCCGTTACTCCCGCTAG
- a CDS encoding glycosyltransferase family 4 protein: MRILMLSWEYPPRVVGGLAPHVHGLSGALTQQGHEVHVITQGGDGLPATERDRGVTVHRIHPYSLWSLDFAGDIHHLNFAFLEKALAVAGEYGDFDVVHAHDWLVAYAGRALKHGWQKPLIATIHATEWGRHNGLHNDLQRYISQVEWWLGYEAWRVIVCSQHMERELGRIFQMPGDKIAVIPNGVHPDEFTAAKAQGFRRSDYAADHERILFYVGRLVWEKGVQVLVEAMPQILRRHPAKLVIGGTGTQMNYLKHLANRNGVGDKVHFAGYVHGATKVGLLRAADVAVFPSLYEPFGIVALEGMAAETPVVVSDTGGLAEIVRHRQNGLKALTGNVNSLAEQIITALDDELLVKAMTKQAAREVREVYSWSAIAAQTLQVYKTVKTEANLAERRGPVSLFRFKGFSQLLQTGSRH, translated from the coding sequence TTGCGAATCCTCATGCTGTCTTGGGAATACCCGCCGCGTGTCGTCGGCGGACTGGCCCCCCATGTTCACGGGCTGTCTGGGGCGTTGACCCAACAGGGCCACGAGGTCCATGTGATCACCCAGGGGGGAGACGGCCTGCCGGCGACCGAGCGGGATCGGGGCGTCACCGTCCATCGCATCCATCCCTATTCCTTATGGTCCCTCGATTTTGCCGGCGACATCCATCATCTCAACTTCGCCTTTCTGGAAAAAGCGCTGGCCGTGGCCGGTGAATACGGCGATTTTGACGTTGTTCACGCCCATGATTGGCTGGTCGCCTATGCCGGACGGGCCTTGAAACACGGCTGGCAAAAGCCCCTGATCGCCACCATTCACGCCACCGAATGGGGGCGTCACAACGGCCTGCACAATGACCTGCAGCGGTATATCAGCCAGGTCGAGTGGTGGTTGGGCTATGAGGCCTGGCGGGTGATCGTCTGCAGTCAACATATGGAGCGGGAGTTGGGCCGGATCTTCCAGATGCCTGGCGACAAGATCGCCGTCATCCCCAATGGCGTCCATCCCGATGAGTTCACTGCGGCCAAAGCCCAGGGATTTCGCCGCAGCGATTATGCCGCTGACCATGAGCGGATTCTCTTTTATGTGGGTCGCCTGGTCTGGGAAAAGGGCGTGCAGGTCCTGGTCGAAGCGATGCCCCAGATCCTTCGCCGCCATCCCGCCAAGCTCGTTATCGGCGGGACAGGGACACAGATGAACTATTTAAAACACCTGGCCAACCGCAATGGTGTCGGTGACAAGGTTCATTTTGCCGGCTATGTTCACGGCGCGACGAAGGTAGGGCTGCTCCGGGCTGCTGATGTGGCCGTGTTCCCCAGTTTGTACGAACCCTTTGGCATCGTCGCCCTGGAAGGCATGGCCGCTGAAACGCCGGTCGTTGTCTCTGATACGGGCGGTTTGGCGGAAATCGTCCGGCACCGGCAAAACGGGTTGAAGGCGTTGACGGGCAATGTGAACTCCCTGGCCGAGCAGATCATCACCGCCCTTGATGATGAACTGCTCGTCAAGGCGATGACGAAACAGGCCGCCCGGGAGGTGCGGGAGGTCTATTCGTGGTCGGCCATCGCCGCCCAGACACTCCAGGTCTATAAGACGGTGAAAACCGAAGCGAACCTGGCGGAGCGGCGCGGACCGGTGTCCCTCTTTCGCTTCAAAGGGTTCAGTCAGCTATTGCAGACAGGATCAAGGCATTAA